From the Verrucomicrobiales bacterium genome, one window contains:
- a CDS encoding S8 family serine peptidase encodes MSFKPRTWLVISLLCFFGAAMFWDLGRKEAARRKTPAAPSPVSPVTTSAPPQAAGGPLAPALLSAAVGRIEYVSTNRFPEPPKARYPLRLRNSDTKLDELARRDDALLLANALLDLRKPLALQVPDSLQPKGPTENYVVQSKVSLDRGFRQLLTSLQAEIISYVPNNALLVRMDSAKAEQIRQSPLVRSVIPWIPYFKLSPALLKDAISQTPPPEEKSFRLLVFPQEAEAMVAELRIMNLEVLGQSRSPFGTEVIVRAASSRLTDFAQNDRVQWIDPYVKRQAANDMTALSLGTSTNGGLDAQYLGLTGKGIRVNVNDTGVDETHADLVGRVLDGEPAAHVDPDGHGTHVAGTIASSGKNFPALSGTNMPPGSATNASFQGKAPEAIIVPVLIDPFFGSFLSDNYLQEAAVLNDALISNNSWGYLGINEYDSAAASYDAAVRDALPSLPGQQPVTFVFAAGNSGGGDNDGLGGSGDTVTTPATAKNVITVGALESLRRITNGPVTTNAFGEPQTNSFFYADTDSNNEIADYSSRGNVGINLEGEFGRFKPDVVAPGSFIISTRSVDWKDPILQIDHIPLFLRDQSINATWTNFYTVQVPDNSIEVSLRSIPNAKSPVPIPPLLIGVRKDVLPPPNDFEGTNFVRFPVTGGGNWVIAIENTTNFPVAFDLIAIVTVTNAPVSSEYFTELKKLNDQVGPLYRYESGTSMAAPAISGMIALMHEFFTNRLNYPLPSPALTKALLINGSDTVGDLYDFQVKSTLNMQGWGKPELPRIIPKVMDSKPTAPDSWPVRFYDQTNNASLATGESETRTLTFSPTNAFAALNDLRVTLVWTDPPGNPGVGIKLVNDLDLVITNLTSGEVYYGNDIKSESLYNDPIDTTITNVTDVVNNVENVFVSGPLGDKYSITVVAKRVNVNAVTSEPTEIVQDYALVVSIGDRTIEDGFKIDEPVGPRVQSGPALVTLTNEVPLMNERVGANPAVALGTNGVVPQWRFYRFVNEGSTNPYVAIITFQADNLSRPRLAEGDIDLYVSTDPALLTLDPAVLQASILQGRISSDQRRGASRTRLGTEFVAFTNSAPDSEYYIAVKAEDQQAAEYALLAIARSEPFDSDENGCRVIHFIRSPTVIPDGSNESPSGLDEIQPALFIGIGTRSSLIRNARVDMDFTHDDVGDLTALLKGPTDPMVTLFSHTFTGVNTNLVISFDDSGTNLDANTYSSEGPIKLNALVGSDALGVWQFALFDNSPLHAGTANKVSLCIDPQNLECLTTDGCLVSILPNSWYYDFIDIPFDASQLQVCVSENVGPVEIYLRRGLNRPTQTDWDAFQEVLVGDTNCLTLDYFSSPPIAPGRWQLGIFNPNPFGQTVRLKILITRGLLSDSFQTFLPNPDPLGQGIADDAQTQAGITIQTNRPIVEARVGIRLDHPRVSDLAIHLVSPRGTRWLLKENRGNASVDGLGKTFGLNGLVGTPEEVLTNYAWATFTDSTNLADGAIKFMAPPFAPTGTEAQPTVYLSDFELTPTGYQDTTSVLFEGWRVLNRSVMITNDSVTGSLHSQVLALSDGAVAAELPIRGERQYRLSFAYRKDSSAQTQQVSFAVGPGPVGSVHDPVNLSQAVLVPKFRGSPGQEIYLSTPTNGIVVSAGPRVGPDGAGAGPRGLPYYSLVGQWSFSATTLSAQTIASPPFFVGDEAILSVPEAPGDYYLWLGINDDDFTDNGPGPTDFNVTARWKPTQLDSFRYVISGVTNRLFPKEYWQTNTLRFIGRNDAKDLAFLSEWNSTTLIDDVVVSEPFAAAYYLAEEPLPTEIKYQANTPAEPLVQVPSVRGESAQGTWRLDIKDTRAKEGANASKPAILWSWYLQVLFAPAQQPILLTNCVEFADIVRRDGIRYYAVDVPLEAINVTNTLIGSNVVFFYNGDQVPDPDVDIPVISPHELQVGSPLPGIAVAPGSRYYLGVMNSNLTSRGSSFRVRVDFELPMIALTNGAPLVPPFGADLAGITNVFPGPAVPPVANILYPGTNMHWYKHVVEPHPDLHSVVYELRSTNAELHLVAKRGLAGVDYLPTPTRYDYHSINYRDTNEMIIVRTDSFPVPLTPIPWILGVYNSGTNTATYDLTATRLTTPLPVGFPVPPHTYSITNWTEAANEFGFSLQPGEALNYFHALGTLATNSALLVEVLNLTGDVDLFLRRNDLPSPYLYDFSDLQTGTNSEHISIHTNLFLPTFGPPTNWFFNVVNHDSLQVTGLVRVATASGTNALNTGLQIFQVADPLGDGIRIQWRALVGERYDVRYSTNAVGPFDQSLGIIRANTSTAQAIDPLPSTNRFYEVIRLGP; translated from the coding sequence ATGTCCTTCAAGCCTAGAACCTGGCTGGTGATCAGCCTGCTTTGCTTTTTTGGTGCGGCGATGTTTTGGGACTTGGGTCGGAAGGAGGCTGCCCGTCGCAAAACACCTGCGGCGCCGTCTCCTGTCAGCCCCGTCACGACCTCGGCCCCGCCGCAAGCGGCCGGTGGTCCCCTGGCGCCCGCGCTGCTGTCCGCCGCGGTGGGCCGGATTGAGTATGTGTCCACCAATCGCTTTCCTGAACCGCCCAAGGCTCGCTACCCCCTGCGGTTGCGCAACAGCGATACCAAGCTCGACGAGCTGGCGCGCCGTGACGATGCCCTGCTGTTGGCCAATGCCTTGCTGGATCTCCGTAAGCCACTCGCTCTGCAGGTTCCGGATTCCCTGCAGCCCAAAGGCCCCACGGAAAACTACGTCGTTCAGTCCAAGGTTTCGCTCGATCGTGGATTCCGTCAGCTGCTGACCTCCCTTCAGGCCGAGATCATCAGCTATGTGCCCAACAACGCACTGCTGGTCCGAATGGACAGCGCAAAAGCGGAGCAGATTCGTCAATCCCCGCTCGTTCGCTCTGTTATCCCCTGGATTCCTTATTTCAAACTGTCTCCGGCTTTGCTCAAGGACGCGATCAGCCAGACGCCTCCTCCTGAGGAAAAATCCTTCCGGTTATTGGTGTTTCCCCAAGAGGCTGAGGCGATGGTGGCTGAATTGCGCATCATGAACCTGGAGGTTTTGGGACAGAGCCGGTCGCCGTTTGGGACGGAGGTTATCGTCCGGGCTGCGTCGAGCCGTCTGACGGACTTTGCGCAGAATGATCGAGTGCAGTGGATTGATCCCTATGTGAAGCGGCAAGCCGCCAATGACATGACCGCCCTGAGCTTGGGCACGAGCACCAACGGGGGCCTGGATGCCCAATACCTGGGTTTGACCGGCAAAGGCATCCGCGTGAACGTCAATGACACGGGCGTCGACGAAACTCATGCCGATCTTGTTGGCCGCGTTCTGGACGGGGAGCCGGCCGCGCACGTCGATCCCGATGGGCATGGAACGCATGTCGCCGGCACGATTGCGAGCAGCGGAAAAAACTTCCCCGCGCTCTCCGGCACCAACATGCCACCCGGGTCCGCGACCAATGCCAGCTTCCAGGGTAAAGCTCCGGAAGCCATCATTGTTCCGGTGTTGATCGATCCCTTCTTCGGATCCTTCCTCTCCGACAATTATCTTCAGGAGGCGGCTGTGCTCAACGACGCGCTGATCTCCAACAACAGCTGGGGCTACCTGGGAATCAATGAGTATGATTCCGCCGCGGCGAGCTATGACGCCGCGGTGCGCGATGCGTTGCCGTCGTTGCCCGGACAGCAGCCAGTGACCTTCGTTTTCGCAGCGGGTAATTCCGGCGGAGGGGACAACGATGGACTGGGAGGATCGGGAGACACCGTGACGACCCCGGCGACGGCTAAGAATGTGATCACGGTCGGAGCTCTGGAGAGCCTGCGTCGTATCACTAACGGTCCGGTCACCACCAACGCCTTCGGCGAACCGCAGACGAATTCGTTCTTCTATGCCGACACCGACAGCAACAACGAGATCGCCGATTACTCCAGTCGCGGGAATGTGGGCATCAACCTCGAAGGTGAGTTCGGCCGATTCAAGCCCGATGTCGTTGCTCCCGGTTCCTTCATCATCTCCACCCGCAGCGTGGATTGGAAGGACCCCATTTTGCAGATCGATCACATCCCGCTCTTCCTGCGCGATCAATCGATCAACGCCACCTGGACCAATTTCTACACGGTCCAGGTGCCCGACAACTCCATTGAGGTGAGCTTGCGCTCCATTCCGAATGCCAAGTCTCCCGTTCCGATTCCGCCGCTCCTGATCGGGGTGCGTAAGGATGTATTGCCTCCTCCGAACGACTTTGAAGGCACCAATTTTGTTCGGTTCCCGGTGACCGGCGGCGGCAACTGGGTGATCGCGATCGAGAACACCACCAACTTTCCGGTGGCCTTCGATCTCATCGCCATCGTGACCGTGACCAACGCGCCGGTATCTTCCGAGTATTTCACCGAGCTGAAGAAGCTGAACGACCAGGTCGGACCGCTCTACCGCTATGAGAGCGGCACGAGCATGGCTGCTCCGGCGATCAGCGGCATGATTGCGCTCATGCACGAGTTTTTCACCAATCGTCTCAACTACCCATTGCCAAGCCCGGCACTGACCAAGGCTCTGTTGATCAACGGCTCGGACACGGTGGGTGATCTTTATGACTTCCAGGTCAAGTCCACCCTCAACATGCAGGGCTGGGGCAAACCGGAGCTGCCGCGGATCATTCCCAAGGTCATGGATTCGAAGCCAACCGCCCCCGACAGCTGGCCGGTGCGGTTCTATGATCAAACCAACAACGCTTCCCTCGCTACCGGCGAAAGCGAGACCCGGACCCTGACCTTTAGTCCGACCAACGCCTTCGCCGCCTTGAATGACTTGCGTGTCACGCTTGTCTGGACGGATCCGCCCGGCAATCCCGGCGTTGGCATCAAGCTCGTGAACGACCTGGATTTGGTCATCACTAACCTCACCTCGGGTGAAGTCTATTACGGCAACGACATCAAGTCCGAGTCGCTCTACAACGACCCCATCGATACCACCATCACCAACGTTACCGACGTGGTGAACAACGTTGAGAATGTTTTTGTTTCCGGGCCTTTGGGCGACAAGTACTCGATCACCGTGGTTGCCAAGCGGGTGAATGTCAACGCGGTGACGTCCGAGCCTACCGAGATCGTTCAAGACTATGCCTTGGTGGTCTCCATTGGGGATCGTACCATTGAGGATGGCTTTAAGATCGATGAACCGGTTGGGCCGCGGGTGCAAAGTGGCCCGGCGCTGGTCACCCTGACCAACGAGGTCCCTCTCATGAACGAGCGGGTGGGCGCCAATCCCGCCGTGGCTCTGGGAACCAACGGGGTGGTGCCGCAATGGCGGTTCTATCGGTTCGTCAATGAAGGCAGCACCAACCCGTATGTCGCGATCATTACGTTCCAGGCGGATAATCTTTCCCGACCCCGGTTGGCGGAAGGAGATATTGATCTCTATGTATCTACTGATCCGGCGCTGCTCACCCTGGATCCGGCGGTCCTCCAGGCCTCCATTCTTCAGGGGCGAATTTCCAGCGACCAACGGCGCGGTGCCTCGCGGACTCGGCTGGGAACGGAATTTGTCGCGTTCACGAACTCGGCTCCCGACAGCGAGTATTACATTGCGGTGAAGGCGGAGGATCAGCAGGCGGCCGAATACGCCCTGCTGGCGATCGCCCGCAGCGAACCTTTCGACAGCGATGAGAACGGCTGCCGGGTGATTCACTTCATTCGCAGTCCGACGGTGATTCCCGATGGCTCGAATGAAAGCCCCAGTGGTCTCGACGAGATCCAGCCGGCTCTCTTCATCGGCATCGGCACTCGTTCGTCGCTCATCCGCAACGCCCGGGTCGATATGGACTTCACTCACGATGATGTAGGCGATCTGACCGCGCTTCTAAAGGGCCCCACGGATCCCATGGTGACGCTCTTCTCGCACACCTTCACCGGCGTGAATACCAACTTGGTCATCAGCTTTGACGACAGCGGCACCAACTTGGATGCCAACACCTACTCGAGCGAGGGCCCCATCAAGCTCAATGCGCTGGTGGGTTCCGATGCCCTCGGCGTTTGGCAGTTTGCCTTGTTCGACAACTCTCCCTTGCACGCGGGCACGGCCAACAAGGTCTCCTTGTGCATCGATCCGCAGAATCTGGAATGTCTGACCACCGACGGATGCCTGGTCTCCATTCTTCCCAATAGCTGGTACTATGACTTCATCGATATTCCGTTCGACGCCAGTCAGCTTCAGGTCTGCGTTTCGGAGAATGTCGGTCCGGTCGAGATCTACCTGCGTCGAGGTCTGAACCGTCCCACGCAGACGGATTGGGATGCGTTTCAGGAGGTGCTCGTGGGCGACACCAACTGTCTAACCCTTGATTATTTCAGCTCGCCTCCCATTGCTCCCGGTCGCTGGCAGCTGGGAATTTTCAATCCCAACCCGTTTGGGCAAACAGTCCGTCTCAAGATCTTGATCACCCGCGGATTACTGTCGGATTCGTTCCAGACCTTCCTGCCAAACCCGGATCCCTTGGGCCAGGGCATTGCGGACGACGCTCAAACCCAGGCAGGCATCACCATTCAGACGAACCGTCCCATTGTCGAGGCGCGGGTCGGGATTCGGTTGGATCACCCTCGGGTGTCCGATTTGGCCATTCACTTGGTTTCCCCGCGCGGCACCCGCTGGCTGCTCAAGGAGAACCGGGGTAACGCCAGCGTCGATGGATTGGGCAAGACCTTTGGTCTTAACGGGCTGGTTGGAACTCCCGAGGAAGTGCTGACCAATTATGCGTGGGCGACTTTCACCGATAGCACCAACCTGGCGGATGGAGCCATCAAGTTTATGGCTCCTCCCTTCGCACCGACTGGCACGGAAGCCCAGCCGACGGTCTACTTGAGCGATTTCGAGCTCACGCCGACCGGCTATCAGGATACCACCTCCGTGTTGTTCGAGGGATGGCGGGTGTTGAATCGCAGTGTGATGATCACCAACGATTCGGTGACCGGTAGCTTGCATTCTCAGGTGCTGGCGTTGTCGGACGGCGCCGTGGCCGCTGAACTGCCGATCCGTGGCGAGCGCCAATACCGTCTCTCCTTTGCGTATCGCAAGGACTCTAGCGCACAAACGCAGCAGGTTAGTTTTGCGGTGGGACCGGGGCCGGTGGGTAGTGTGCATGATCCCGTGAATCTCAGCCAGGCCGTCCTGGTTCCCAAGTTCCGCGGAAGCCCTGGACAGGAGATTTATCTCAGCACTCCGACTAATGGAATTGTCGTGAGTGCAGGGCCCCGCGTCGGTCCTGACGGAGCGGGTGCCGGCCCCCGCGGGCTGCCATATTACTCCCTGGTTGGACAGTGGAGCTTCAGCGCCACGACACTGTCGGCGCAGACGATCGCCAGCCCACCCTTCTTCGTGGGGGACGAAGCCATTCTCAGTGTCCCAGAGGCCCCAGGCGACTATTACCTCTGGCTGGGAATCAATGACGATGACTTTACCGACAATGGCCCTGGCCCGACCGACTTCAATGTCACGGCGCGATGGAAGCCCACTCAGTTGGACTCCTTCCGATATGTCATCAGCGGTGTCACCAATCGCCTTTTCCCGAAGGAGTATTGGCAAACCAACACACTTCGCTTCATTGGACGCAACGATGCCAAGGATTTGGCGTTCTTGAGTGAGTGGAACTCCACCACGCTCATTGACGACGTCGTGGTGAGCGAACCGTTTGCTGCCGCCTACTATTTGGCCGAGGAGCCGCTTCCCACCGAAATCAAGTATCAGGCCAATACCCCGGCCGAGCCGTTGGTCCAAGTGCCATCGGTTCGCGGTGAAAGCGCCCAGGGGACTTGGCGTTTGGATATTAAAGATACTCGTGCGAAGGAAGGGGCTAATGCATCGAAACCCGCCATCTTGTGGAGTTGGTACTTGCAGGTCCTGTTTGCTCCCGCCCAACAGCCGATCCTGTTGACCAATTGTGTGGAGTTTGCCGACATCGTCCGACGCGACGGTATCCGCTACTATGCCGTGGATGTGCCTCTCGAAGCCATCAACGTCACGAATACCCTGATCGGCTCCAACGTGGTGTTCTTCTACAACGGCGACCAGGTTCCCGACCCCGATGTGGACATTCCGGTTATCAGTCCCCATGAGCTCCAGGTGGGCTCCCCCCTGCCCGGCATCGCGGTGGCTCCGGGGTCGCGTTATTACCTCGGGGTGATGAACTCGAATCTGACGTCTCGCGGTTCTTCGTTCCGAGTTCGGGTGGATTTCGAGTTGCCGATGATCGCGCTGACCAATGGCGCTCCGTTGGTGCCTCCGTTTGGTGCGGATCTCGCAGGCATCACTAACGTATTCCCCGGGCCTGCTGTGCCCCCGGTGGCCAACATCCTCTATCCCGGCACCAACATGCACTGGTATAAGCATGTGGTGGAACCGCATCCCGACCTCCACTCGGTCGTCTACGAGCTCCGCTCGACGAATGCGGAGTTGCATCTCGTGGCCAAGCGGGGATTGGCTGGAGTCGACTATCTGCCGACTCCCACACGCTATGACTATCACAGCATCAATTATCGGGATACGAACGAGATGATCATCGTTCGGACAGACTCCTTCCCGGTTCCGCTGACACCCATCCCATGGATCTTGGGCGTCTACAACTCGGGAACCAACACCGCTACTTATGATCTGACGGCGACGCGGTTGACGACTCCGTTGCCGGTCGGATTCCCGGTCCCGCCGCATACCTACAGCATTACCAACTGGACCGAGGCGGCGAACGAGTTTGGCTTCTCGCTCCAGCCGGGCGAGGCACTGAATTATTTCCACGCGTTGGGCACGCTGGCCACGAACTCGGCGTTGTTGGTCGAGGTTCTCAACCTGACGGGGGATGTGGATCTCTTCCTGCGACGGAACGATCTTCCTTCACCCTACCTCTACGACTTCAGCGATCTCCAAACCGGTACGAATTCGGAGCACATCTCGATTCACACGAACCTCTTCCTTCCGACGTTTGGCCCGCCGACGAACTGGTTCTTTAATGTGGTGAATCACGATTCCCTCCAGGTGACCGGCCTGGTGCGTGTCGCGACCGCGTCGGGGACCAACGCGCTCAACACGGGCTTGCAGATCTTCCAGGTCGCCGATCCCTTGGGAGACGGAATTCGAATTCAATGGCGGGCTCTGGTGGGCGAACGTTACGACGTGCGTTACAGCACGAACGCGGTTGGACCGTTTGATCAGTCTTTAGGCATCATTCGAGCCAACACGTCGACCGCACAGGCGATCGATCCGCTGCCGAGTACCAATCGTTTCTACGAAGTGATACGCCTCGGACCGTGA